From the genome of Bacteroides sp. MSB163, one region includes:
- a CDS encoding BlaI/MecI/CopY family transcriptional regulator, with protein MKRLTAKEEEIMQMFWEHGPMFVRELLAFYEEPKPHYNTVSTLVRGLEEKGFVKYKAYGNTYQYYAAVSDKEYKRSALNDVVAQYYNNSYTNVVSTFIEEEGMSVDELKALIAEIESKKSNR; from the coding sequence ATGAAACGATTGACTGCTAAAGAAGAGGAAATCATGCAAATGTTCTGGGAACATGGTCCGATGTTTGTTCGTGAATTGCTGGCTTTTTATGAAGAGCCGAAACCTCATTATAATACCGTATCTACCTTAGTTAGAGGATTAGAGGAAAAAGGCTTTGTGAAATACAAGGCCTATGGTAACACGTACCAGTACTATGCGGCTGTTTCCGATAAAGAATATAAGCGTTCTGCACTGAATGACGTAGTAGCTCAATACTATAATAACTCTTATACCAATGTTGTATCTACATTTATTGAAGAAGAAGGTATGTCGGTAGACGAGTTAAAAGCGTTGATAGCAGAGATCGAAAGTAAAAAGTCGAACAGATAG
- the pdxH gene encoding pyridoxamine 5'-phosphate oxidase: METKISEIRKEYTRGKLTQCTINDNPFEQFEEWLNDAIAHNADEPTAMIVATVSAEGHPSTRTVLLKGVEHNKFIFFTNYESRKGKQLADNPYISLSFVWHKLERQVHIEGKAEKCLDQVSDTYFSSRPYKSKIGARISPQSRVISSRMEIMRAFVKEVFKLAGHEIRRPDNWGGFAVTPTRFEFWQGRESRLHDRIQYILQEDGSWKQERLAP; the protein is encoded by the coding sequence ATGGAAACTAAAATATCTGAAATCAGAAAAGAGTATACCAGAGGCAAATTGACACAATGCACCATCAATGACAATCCTTTCGAGCAATTCGAAGAATGGTTGAATGATGCTATTGCCCACAATGCGGACGAACCCACCGCCATGATAGTAGCAACAGTTTCGGCCGAGGGACATCCCTCTACACGCACCGTCTTGCTGAAAGGAGTGGAACACAACAAATTTATATTCTTTACTAATTATGAAAGCCGGAAAGGAAAACAATTGGCTGATAACCCATATATTTCCCTCTCTTTTGTATGGCACAAATTGGAAAGACAGGTACATATTGAAGGTAAAGCCGAAAAATGCCTCGACCAAGTATCGGATACTTACTTTTCCAGCAGACCCTATAAAAGCAAGATAGGTGCAAGAATTTCTCCACAAAGCCGGGTGATAAGTAGTCGTATGGAGATTATGCGGGCTTTCGTAAAAGAGGTCTTCAAGCTGGCGGGACATGAAATCAGACGTCCCGACAACTGGGGTGGTTTTGCCGTAACTCCTACCCGCTTCGAATTCTGGCAGGGACGGGAAAGTCGTCTGCACGACCGCATTCAGTATATACTTCAGGAAGATGGTAGCTGGAAACAGGAAAGACTAGCTCCTTAA
- a CDS encoding C-GCAxxG-C-C family protein: MFEERIEKAVEFFKSGYNCSQSVVLAFADMYGFTQEQAARMAASFGGGIGRMRQTCGAACGMFLLAGLETGATDPKDREGKGANYAVVQELAAEFKKRNGSTICAELLGLKKPEGVSTPEERTDQYYAKRPCVRMVEEAARIWAEYLENRSSI, from the coding sequence ATGTTTGAAGAAAGAATAGAGAAAGCGGTAGAGTTTTTTAAGAGTGGTTATAATTGTTCCCAGTCTGTGGTGCTTGCTTTTGCCGACATGTATGGATTTACGCAAGAACAGGCGGCGCGTATGGCAGCTTCCTTCGGTGGAGGTATCGGTCGTATGCGTCAGACTTGTGGCGCTGCATGCGGTATGTTTCTGCTTGCCGGACTGGAAACCGGAGCGACTGATCCCAAAGACCGTGAAGGAAAAGGGGCCAATTATGCAGTAGTACAGGAATTGGCTGCCGAGTTTAAGAAACGGAATGGCTCTACAATTTGTGCTGAATTATTGGGGTTGAAGAAGCCGGAAGGAGTGTCTACTCCCGAAGAACGCACCGACCAATATTATGCTAAACGTCCGTGTGTCAGGATGGTGGAAGAAGCTGCCCGTATTTGGGCGGAATATCTTGAAAACAGATCGTCTATTTAA
- a CDS encoding exodeoxyribonuclease III — MKIITYNVNGLRAAVSKGLPEWLEREQADVVCIQETKLQPDQYPEEALGALEYKHYLYSAQKKGYSGVAILTKKEPDHVEYGMGIEEYDNEGRFIRADFGDISVVSVYHPSGTSGDERQAFKMVWLEKFQEYVTELRKSCPKLILCGDYNICHEPIDIHDPIRNATNSGFLPEEREWMTRFLNAGFIDTFRLLHPEQQEYTWWSYRFNSRAKNKGWRIDYCMVTETVRPLLKEARILNDAVHSDHCPMLLDIEG, encoded by the coding sequence ATGAAAATTATTACATATAATGTAAACGGGCTGCGTGCAGCTGTTAGTAAAGGTTTGCCGGAATGGCTGGAACGGGAACAAGCTGATGTTGTGTGCATTCAGGAAACTAAATTGCAGCCGGATCAATATCCGGAAGAAGCATTGGGTGCGTTGGAGTATAAGCATTATCTCTATTCTGCGCAGAAGAAGGGGTATAGCGGAGTAGCCATCTTGACTAAAAAAGAGCCGGACCATGTGGAATATGGCATGGGGATAGAAGAATATGATAATGAAGGCCGTTTTATCCGTGCCGATTTTGGCGATATATCTGTCGTAAGTGTTTATCATCCTTCAGGAACGAGTGGTGACGAACGCCAGGCATTTAAGATGGTGTGGTTGGAGAAGTTCCAGGAGTACGTGACGGAGCTGCGAAAATCATGTCCGAAACTTATACTTTGCGGAGATTATAATATCTGCCATGAACCGATAGACATTCATGATCCTATTCGTAACGCTACTAATAGTGGTTTCTTGCCCGAAGAACGGGAATGGATGACGCGTTTTCTGAATGCCGGTTTTATCGATACTTTCCGCTTGTTGCATCCCGAACAGCAGGAATATACGTGGTGGAGTTATCGTTTCAACTCCCGCGCAAAGAATAAAGGATGGCGTATTGATTATTGTATGGTGACCGAAACTGTTCGCCCGTTACTGAAAGAGGCGCGTATTCTGAATGATGCTGTACATTCTGATCATTGTCCCATGTTGTTGGATATAGAAGGCTAA
- the lepA gene encoding translation elongation factor 4 yields MKNIRNFCIIAHIDHGKSTLADRLLEFTNTIQVTGGQMLDDMDLEKERGITIKSHAIQMEYTYKGEKYVLNLIDTPGHVDFSYEVSRSIAACEGALLIVDASQGVQAQTISNLYMAIEHDLEIIPVINKCDMASAMPEEVEDEIIELLGCKRDEIIRASGKTGMGVEEILAAVIERIPHPEGDEEAPLQALIFDSVFNSFRGIIAYFKIVNGVIRKGDKVKFFNTGKEYDADEIGVLKMEMVARQELRTGDVGYIISGIKTSKEVKVGDTITHIVRPCKEAIAGFEEVKPMVFAGVYPIEAEDFEDLRSSLEKLQLNDASLTFQPESSLALGFGFRCGFLGLLHMEIVQERLDREFDMNVITTVPNVSYNIYDKQGHMSEVHNPGSMPDPTLIDHIEEPYIRASVITTTDYIGPIMTLCLGKRGELVKQEYISGNRVEIYYDMPLGEIVIDFYDKLKSISKGYASFDYHASGFRPSKLVKLDILLNGEPVDALSTLTHFDNAYDLGRRMCEKLKDLIPRQQFDIAIQAAIGAKIISRETIKAVRKDVTAKCYGGDVSRKRKLLEKQKRGKKRMKQIGNVEVPQKAFLAVLKLD; encoded by the coding sequence ATGAAGAATATACGTAACTTTTGCATTATTGCCCACATTGATCATGGTAAGTCTACTTTAGCTGACCGTCTGCTTGAATTTACCAACACCATACAGGTGACCGGAGGACAGATGTTGGATGATATGGATCTGGAAAAAGAGAGAGGTATCACTATTAAGAGCCATGCTATTCAGATGGAGTATACGTACAAAGGTGAAAAGTATGTTTTGAATCTGATTGATACTCCGGGACACGTAGACTTTTCGTATGAGGTTTCCCGTTCTATTGCCGCTTGTGAAGGTGCATTACTGATTGTAGATGCTTCGCAAGGTGTACAGGCACAAACGATCTCCAATCTTTATATGGCAATTGAGCATGATCTGGAAATTATTCCGGTCATCAATAAGTGTGATATGGCAAGTGCCATGCCCGAAGAAGTGGAAGATGAAATCATAGAATTGCTTGGTTGCAAGCGTGATGAGATTATCCGTGCTTCCGGTAAAACGGGTATGGGGGTAGAAGAGATTCTGGCTGCGGTTATTGAACGTATTCCCCATCCTGAAGGGGATGAGGAAGCGCCGTTGCAGGCTTTGATTTTCGACTCCGTATTCAATTCTTTCCGTGGTATCATTGCTTACTTTAAAATCGTGAACGGGGTAATCCGCAAGGGAGATAAGGTGAAATTCTTCAACACTGGTAAAGAATATGATGCCGATGAAATCGGTGTGCTCAAGATGGAAATGGTGGCGCGTCAGGAACTGCGTACCGGTGATGTGGGATATATTATTTCCGGCATTAAAACTTCTAAAGAGGTAAAGGTGGGAGATACGATTACTCACATTGTCCGCCCGTGTAAAGAAGCTATTGCAGGTTTTGAGGAAGTGAAGCCGATGGTTTTTGCCGGTGTATATCCCATTGAAGCGGAAGACTTTGAAGACTTGCGTTCCTCTTTGGAAAAACTGCAATTGAACGATGCATCACTGACCTTCCAGCCAGAATCCTCGTTGGCGCTAGGTTTTGGATTCCGTTGCGGATTCCTGGGACTGTTGCACATGGAGATTGTGCAGGAACGTCTTGATCGTGAATTCGACATGAACGTGATAACTACTGTGCCGAACGTTTCTTATAATATCTATGACAAACAAGGTCATATGTCGGAGGTGCATAACCCAGGAAGTATGCCCGATCCTACTTTGATTGACCATATTGAGGAGCCTTATATCCGTGCTTCCGTTATCACAACCACAGATTATATCGGCCCTATCATGACCTTGTGTCTGGGCAAACGCGGTGAACTGGTGAAGCAGGAATATATTTCCGGTAATCGTGTGGAGATCTATTACGACATGCCTTTGGGGGAAATTGTGATTGACTTTTACGATAAACTGAAAAGTATCTCGAAAGGATATGCCTCTTTTGATTACCATGCCAGTGGTTTCCGTCCGTCCAAGTTGGTAAAACTGGACATCTTGCTGAATGGCGAACCGGTGGATGCCCTTTCAACACTGACACATTTCGACAATGCGTATGATTTGGGACGCCGCATGTGCGAGAAGCTGAAAGACTTGATTCCGAGACAGCAGTTTGATATTGCTATCCAAGCGGCTATCGGAGCTAAAATCATTTCTCGTGAGACGATTAAGGCGGTGCGCAAAGACGTTACGGCGAAGTGTTACGGTGGTGACGTCAGCCGTAAGAGAAAGTTGCTGGAGAAGCAGAAGAGAGGAAAGAAACGTATGAAGCAGATTGGTAATGTGGAAGTGCCGCAGAAAGCGTTCCTTGCGGTGTTGAAATTAGATTAA
- the nhaA gene encoding Na+/H+ antiporter NhaA: MIILRTVKNFSSLNVVASILLFLTAILAAVVANSSLSSVYQNFLLQELHLRIGDFNLLSHGGHNLTMIEFINDCLMTIFFLAVGLEIKRELLVGELSSFRKAILPFIAACGGMIFPVLVYFFLVTPGTPETQGMAIPMATDIAFSLGVLSLLGKRVPLSLKIFLTAFAVVDDIGGILVIAIFYSSEVAYGYLIVAAILYAFLYYMGKFGMTQKIFFLFFGIIIWYLFLQSGIHSTISGVILAFVIPARPRLDAGKYIRRIRAIVSSFPVVQSDNIVLTNEQIAILKQVERASDRVISPLQSLEDNLHGAVNFVILPLFAFANAGVVFSGGGGVIGNVGLAVGLGLLLGKFLGIYLFTWLTIKSGLARMPEGMNWKNIAGVSLLGGVGFTVSLFIANLSFSGVYPELLNQAKFGVLCGTIIAGILGYVVLNQVLPKKKKA; the protein is encoded by the coding sequence ATGATTATTCTACGTACTGTGAAAAACTTTTCGTCACTGAATGTAGTGGCGAGTATCTTATTGTTCTTGACAGCTATTCTGGCTGCGGTTGTGGCCAATTCTTCGCTGTCTTCTGTGTATCAGAACTTTCTGTTGCAGGAACTGCATTTACGTATTGGTGATTTTAACTTGCTTTCGCATGGCGGTCATAATCTGACGATGATTGAATTTATCAATGACTGTCTGATGACAATTTTCTTTTTAGCCGTGGGATTAGAGATAAAACGCGAGTTACTGGTAGGAGAGTTATCCTCTTTCAGGAAAGCTATTCTGCCGTTCATTGCAGCATGTGGAGGAATGATATTTCCGGTTCTGGTTTATTTTTTTCTGGTAACTCCCGGTACTCCTGAAACGCAAGGCATGGCTATTCCTATGGCTACGGACATTGCCTTCTCATTGGGAGTGCTTAGTCTGCTGGGCAAGCGCGTACCGTTGAGCCTGAAGATTTTCCTGACTGCTTTTGCTGTGGTAGATGATATTGGTGGTATTCTGGTGATTGCCATTTTTTATAGCTCCGAGGTTGCTTACGGTTATTTGATTGTAGCTGCCATACTTTATGCTTTCTTATATTATATGGGAAAGTTCGGTATGACACAGAAGATCTTCTTTCTTTTCTTTGGCATTATTATCTGGTATTTATTCCTGCAATCCGGCATCCACAGTACAATATCCGGTGTGATACTTGCATTTGTGATCCCCGCCCGTCCACGGCTGGATGCGGGTAAATATATCCGGCGTATCCGGGCTATTGTCAGCTCTTTCCCGGTGGTACAATCTGATAACATTGTATTGACAAACGAACAGATTGCTATATTGAAGCAAGTGGAGCGGGCTTCGGATCGTGTGATAAGTCCTTTACAATCTTTGGAGGATAACCTGCATGGAGCCGTGAATTTTGTCATTCTTCCTTTATTTGCTTTTGCCAATGCAGGAGTTGTTTTTAGCGGTGGCGGAGGAGTTATAGGAAATGTAGGTCTTGCTGTTGGCTTAGGTCTTCTTTTGGGTAAGTTTTTGGGAATTTATCTCTTCACCTGGCTGACTATTAAAAGCGGGCTTGCCCGTATGCCCGAAGGTATGAACTGGAAAAATATAGCAGGCGTGTCATTGCTGGGTGGCGTTGGATTTACGGTGTCATTGTTTATAGCCAATCTTTCTTTCTCCGGTGTTTATCCGGAACTGCTGAACCAAGCTAAATTCGGTGTGTTGTGTGGTACTATTATTGCCGGAATACTGGGATATGTGGTGCTGAATCAGGTATTGCCTAAGAAAAAGAAAGCATAA
- a CDS encoding fimbrillin family protein: MKKFIIFACSLLLLAGCSKNEIIIYGSSPENNESDNSQPSEKEDALITFSASLESRKVTRSMSPMPKGLVSQIYAFETTDRNFDDPFAEGLYSTTSAGVLTGLKGYKMYLSNGSYNMYAFSENSSVYPPDLTDGISAPLKNGIDYLWWENLDQEVTTSQIHMPIVFQHVATQVVVDLSAGDGIKLDSLISASILPPTPGATLDIETGIIESTYTYDTTPLTMGKNGFLTQAIVLPTKATNPMSLTLQILADGETTPRTYTVGIPIPGKLAGGFSYVFSAIIDGNSVSFPNVSIKDWTEVDESGNPLYPTQK; this comes from the coding sequence ATGAAAAAATTTATTATTTTTGCGTGTTCCCTCCTATTATTGGCCGGATGCTCCAAGAATGAGATTATCATTTATGGCTCATCGCCCGAAAACAATGAATCCGACAACAGTCAGCCTTCGGAGAAAGAAGATGCACTCATCACCTTTTCCGCTTCACTCGAAAGTCGTAAAGTAACCAGATCCATGTCGCCCATGCCTAAAGGTCTGGTAAGTCAGATTTATGCCTTTGAAACTACAGACAGGAATTTTGATGATCCTTTTGCCGAAGGTTTGTATTCAACCACTTCCGCAGGCGTATTGACCGGATTAAAAGGCTACAAAATGTATTTAAGTAACGGATCATATAATATGTATGCGTTTTCTGAAAACTCCTCCGTTTATCCTCCAGACCTGACAGATGGAATATCCGCTCCGTTAAAGAATGGCATTGACTATCTATGGTGGGAAAATCTGGATCAAGAAGTCACAACTTCACAAATCCACATGCCCATTGTATTCCAGCACGTAGCCACTCAGGTCGTAGTAGACTTATCAGCCGGTGACGGTATAAAACTGGACAGTCTGATTTCAGCAAGTATACTTCCTCCCACTCCGGGTGCCACTCTCGATATAGAGACTGGAATTATTGAATCCACCTACACCTATGATACTACTCCGCTCACTATGGGAAAAAACGGTTTTCTCACGCAGGCCATCGTTCTACCGACAAAAGCCACCAATCCTATGTCTTTGACACTACAGATATTGGCAGACGGAGAAACGACTCCACGTACCTATACCGTAGGCATTCCCATTCCAGGCAAACTGGCAGGAGGATTTTCGTACGTCTTCAGTGCCATTATAGACGGAAATTCCGTATCGTTCCCTAATGTCAGTATCAAAGACTGGACCGAAGTAGATGAATCCGGTAACCCGCTTTATCCGACACAGAAATAA
- a CDS encoding winged helix-turn-helix domain-containing protein, whose product MLKEKAGETAGKIWSALNETEGLTAKQIKKATKLVDKDLFLGLGWLLREDKISTQEVEGELFVKLV is encoded by the coding sequence ATGTTAAAAGAAAAAGCTGGTGAAACTGCAGGAAAAATTTGGAGTGCACTGAATGAGACTGAAGGTTTAACTGCTAAACAAATCAAGAAAGCAACTAAGTTGGTAGACAAAGATTTGTTCTTGGGCCTTGGCTGGTTGTTGAGAGAAGACAAGATCTCTACTCAGGAAGTAGAAGGCGAACTGTTTGTTAAGTTGGTTTAA